One segment of Rhodanobacter thiooxydans DNA contains the following:
- the aceA gene encoding isocitrate lyase: protein MKTALPTAEQISLDWNNNPRWAGVQRNYSAEDVARLRGTVAVEHSLARRGAERLWKSLHKEDFVNALGALTGNQAMQQVKAGLQAIYLSGWQVAADANVAGEMYPDQSLYPANSVPLVVKRINNTLLRADQLHHAEGKDEIDWLVPIVADAEAGFGGVLNAFELMKAMIEAGAAGVHFEDQLASVKKCGHMGGKVLVPTREAVDKLNAARLAADVAGVPTLIVARTDADAADLLTSDIDANDRPFITGERTVEGFFRVRPGLDQAISRGLAYAPYADLIWCETSKPNLDDARRFAEAIHAKFPCKMLAYNCSPSFNWKKNLDDATIANFQKELGAMGYKFQFITLAGFHSLNYGMFDLAHNYARRQMSAFVELQEKEFAAAERGFTAVKHQREVGTGYFDAVTQAIQQGQSSTTALKGSTEEAQFKQASAA, encoded by the coding sequence ATGAAGACCGCCCTGCCCACCGCCGAACAGATCTCGCTGGACTGGAACAACAACCCACGCTGGGCCGGCGTCCAGCGCAATTACTCCGCCGAGGACGTGGCGCGCCTGCGCGGCACCGTCGCGGTCGAACACTCGCTGGCCCGCCGCGGTGCCGAGCGACTGTGGAAATCCCTGCACAAGGAAGACTTCGTCAATGCGCTGGGTGCGCTTACCGGCAACCAGGCGATGCAGCAGGTCAAGGCCGGCCTGCAGGCGATCTACCTCTCCGGCTGGCAGGTCGCCGCCGACGCCAACGTGGCCGGCGAGATGTACCCCGACCAGTCGCTGTACCCGGCCAACTCGGTGCCATTGGTGGTCAAGCGGATCAACAACACGCTGCTGCGCGCCGACCAGTTGCACCATGCCGAAGGCAAGGACGAGATCGACTGGCTGGTGCCGATCGTGGCCGACGCCGAAGCCGGTTTCGGTGGCGTGCTCAACGCATTCGAGCTGATGAAGGCGATGATCGAGGCCGGTGCCGCCGGCGTGCATTTCGAAGACCAGCTGGCCTCGGTGAAGAAGTGCGGCCACATGGGCGGCAAGGTGCTGGTGCCGACCCGCGAGGCAGTCGACAAGTTGAACGCCGCGCGCCTGGCCGCCGACGTCGCCGGCGTGCCGACCCTGATCGTGGCGCGCACCGACGCCGACGCCGCCGACCTGCTGACCTCCGACATTGACGCCAACGACCGCCCGTTCATCACCGGCGAGCGCACCGTCGAGGGCTTCTTCCGCGTGCGTCCCGGCCTGGATCAGGCGATCAGCCGCGGCCTCGCCTACGCGCCGTACGCCGACCTGATCTGGTGCGAGACCAGCAAGCCGAACCTGGATGACGCGCGCCGCTTCGCCGAAGCGATCCACGCGAAATTCCCGTGCAAGATGCTGGCCTACAACTGCTCGCCCAGCTTCAACTGGAAGAAGAACCTGGACGACGCCACCATCGCGAACTTCCAGAAGGAACTGGGCGCGATGGGCTACAAGTTCCAGTTCATCACCCTGGCCGGCTTCCACAGCCTCAACTACGGCATGTTCGACCTGGCGCACAACTACGCCCGCCGCCAGATGAGCGCGTTCGTGGAACTGCAGGAAAAGGAATTCGCCGCCGCCGAGCGTGGCTTCACCGCGGTCAAGCACCAGCGCGAAGTCGGCACGGGTTATTTCGATGCCGTCACCCAGGCGATCCAGCAGGGCCAGTCCTCGACCACGGCGCTGAAAGGTTCGACCGAGGAAGCGCAGTTCAAGCAGGCATCGGCGGCCTGA
- the aceB gene encoding malate synthase A, which translates to MAVPQERLELGSVEIHADPASYAGILTPAALDFLARLHRRFESTRQQLLQARRERQAGYDAGGLPDFRADTLAIRESDWAVAPIPAALQDRRVEITGPVERKMIINALNSGAKVFMADFEDSSAPTFANQLDGQLNLRDAVDGTIGFTSPEGKSYRVNDNPAVLVVRPRGWHLHDKFFSVDSEPMAGALVDFGLFVFHNARALHRRDRGPYFYLPKLEAMEEAALWDAVMAAAEDELQLPVGTMKATVLIETLPAAFQMHEILHALRRRAVGLNCGRWDYIFSYLKTLRGHRDRLLPERGQVQMTAPFLKAYSELLIQTCHRRGAFAMGGMAAQIPIKGDDAANEAALAKVRADKLREVQAGHDGTWVAHPALVPVAQQIFDEYMPTPNQLGVLRTDVQVSREQLLAAPNGTITRAGFDNNVEVCLRYTAAWLDGLGCVPIHHLMEDAATAEIARAQLWQWLHHADDSNTDALEFPDHAPIDFALFDHAVAAHTHRLQGSQHPGAARADAAAALLSAMTHADQLGDFLTLPAYEQLA; encoded by the coding sequence ATGGCAGTCCCGCAGGAACGACTCGAACTCGGCAGCGTCGAGATCCACGCCGACCCGGCCAGTTACGCAGGCATCCTCACCCCCGCGGCGCTGGATTTCCTGGCCCGGTTGCACCGCCGCTTCGAGTCCACCCGGCAGCAGTTGCTGCAGGCCCGGCGCGAGCGCCAGGCCGGCTACGACGCCGGCGGCCTGCCGGACTTCCGCGCCGATACGCTGGCGATCCGCGAGTCCGACTGGGCCGTGGCACCGATCCCGGCCGCGCTGCAGGACCGCCGCGTCGAGATCACCGGCCCGGTCGAGCGCAAGATGATCATCAACGCGCTGAACTCCGGCGCGAAGGTGTTCATGGCCGACTTCGAGGATTCCTCGGCGCCCACCTTCGCCAACCAGCTCGACGGCCAGCTCAACCTGCGCGACGCGGTGGACGGCACGATCGGGTTCACCTCGCCTGAAGGGAAGAGCTATCGCGTCAACGACAACCCGGCCGTGCTGGTGGTGCGCCCGCGCGGCTGGCACCTGCACGACAAGTTCTTCAGCGTGGACAGCGAGCCGATGGCCGGCGCGCTGGTCGACTTCGGCCTGTTCGTGTTCCACAACGCCCGCGCACTGCACCGCCGCGACCGTGGCCCGTACTTCTACCTGCCCAAGCTCGAGGCGATGGAGGAAGCCGCGCTGTGGGATGCGGTGATGGCCGCCGCCGAGGACGAGCTGCAGCTGCCGGTCGGCACGATGAAGGCCACCGTGCTGATCGAGACGCTGCCGGCGGCGTTCCAGATGCACGAGATCCTGCACGCGCTGCGCCGTCGCGCGGTCGGCCTCAACTGCGGCCGCTGGGACTACATCTTTTCCTACTTGAAAACACTGAGAGGTCACCGCGACCGGTTGCTGCCGGAGCGCGGCCAGGTGCAGATGACCGCGCCGTTCCTGAAGGCCTACTCCGAGCTGCTGATCCAGACCTGCCACCGCCGCGGCGCGTTCGCGATGGGCGGCATGGCCGCGCAGATCCCGATCAAGGGCGACGACGCGGCGAACGAGGCGGCGCTGGCCAAGGTGCGTGCCGACAAGCTGCGCGAAGTGCAGGCCGGCCACGACGGCACCTGGGTGGCGCACCCGGCGCTGGTGCCGGTGGCGCAGCAGATTTTCGATGAGTACATGCCGACGCCGAACCAGTTGGGCGTGCTGCGCACCGACGTGCAGGTGAGCCGCGAACAGCTGCTCGCCGCACCGAACGGCACGATCACCCGCGCCGGCTTCGACAACAACGTCGAGGTCTGCCTGCGCTACACCGCCGCCTGGCTGGACGGCCTGGGCTGCGTGCCGATCCACCACCTGATGGAGGATGCCGCCACAGCCGAAATTGCCCGCGCGCAGCTGTGGCAGTGGCTCCATCACGCCGACGATTCGAACACCGACGCACTCGAGTTCCCCGACCACGCACCGATCGACTTCGCCCTGTTCGATCACGCCGTGGCCGCCCACACCCATCGCCTGCAGGGCAGCCAGCACCCCGGCGCCGCCCGCGCCGACGCTGCTGCCGCCCTGCTCAGCGCGATGACCCATGCCGACCAGCTCGGCGACTTTCTCACCCTGCCCGCTTACGAACAACTCGCCTGA
- a CDS encoding LysR family transcriptional regulator, with product MKKHTGTPNKSKKIHRSAAKKRAGGEPADVGRFYYKGNRHKQLRAFVSVVKLGTLTRAAEALFLSQPTISLQLQALERELGVSLLERRRRRINLTDAGEALYELARPLVEGWDTLDRDFQARVKGLQAGRLTIAAGTSTIQYLLPELVRRYREQHPAVQLQLANVTGKDGLALLRADEADFAVGSMLDVPNDIAWAPVQHYDPMLIMPPDHPLAAKDKITLEDISPYGLILPPQRLSTYRLVDLVFQQRQVPYHVAIEVGGWDVIKEYVAMGLGISIVTGICITAVDHARLAVRNMQQFFPQRSYGVVMRKGKFLSAEARAFIDLIRPGLLTHRDYDEPGHSGR from the coding sequence ATGAAAAAGCACACGGGCACGCCGAACAAGTCAAAAAAAATACACCGCAGCGCAGCAAAAAAGCGCGCCGGCGGCGAGCCTGCCGATGTCGGCCGTTTCTATTACAAGGGCAACCGCCACAAGCAGCTGCGCGCCTTCGTCAGCGTGGTGAAGCTGGGTACGCTGACCCGTGCCGCCGAGGCGCTGTTCCTGTCGCAGCCCACGATCAGCCTGCAGTTGCAGGCGCTGGAGCGCGAACTTGGCGTGAGCCTGCTCGAGCGCCGCCGCCGGCGCATCAACCTCACCGACGCGGGCGAGGCGCTGTACGAGCTGGCGCGGCCGCTGGTGGAGGGCTGGGACACGCTGGACCGCGACTTCCAGGCCCGCGTGAAGGGCCTGCAGGCCGGCCGGCTGACCATCGCCGCCGGTACCTCGACCATCCAGTACCTGCTGCCCGAGCTGGTGCGCCGCTACCGCGAGCAGCATCCGGCCGTGCAGCTGCAACTGGCCAACGTCACCGGCAAGGACGGCCTGGCGCTGTTGCGCGCGGACGAGGCCGACTTCGCGGTCGGCTCGATGCTGGACGTGCCCAACGACATCGCCTGGGCGCCGGTACAGCACTACGACCCGATGCTGATCATGCCGCCGGACCATCCACTGGCGGCGAAGGACAAGATCACGCTGGAGGATATTTCGCCGTACGGCCTGATCCTGCCGCCGCAACGGTTGTCCACCTACCGCCTGGTCGACCTGGTGTTCCAGCAGCGCCAGGTGCCATACCACGTGGCGATCGAGGTGGGCGGTTGGGACGTGATCAAGGAATACGTGGCGATGGGCCTGGGAATATCCATCGTCACCGGCATCTGCATCACCGCGGTCGACCACGCGCGCCTGGCCGTGCGCAACATGCAGCAGTTTTTCCCGCAACGCAGCTACGGCGTGGTGATGCGCAAGGGCAAGTTCCTCAGCGCCGAGGCGCGCGCCTTCATCGACCTGATCCGCCCCGGCCTGCTGACCCATCGCGACTACGACGAGCCGGGGCATTCGGGGCGCTGA
- a CDS encoding acyltransferase family protein yields MDAGRPPLRSDIQALRGLAVLLVILQHARAGFIDAGWLGVDIFFVISGFLITGLLARDIGQGRFRFATFYFRRAKRLLPAAYVTFAVTAAAAFFLLDASEWQDFTRQLAGAVSFTGNFVLLQQTGYFAGTAALKPLLHVWSLAVEEQYYLLLPAALLLVPQRWWFASSVLVLAASFALCVVLSYSRPEVAFYLLPTRAWELAIGSLAALAGAPGPRRQAWVARLFLPALAALFVVPVWPLPAPHFANIAIVCVATLVVIMRRHPELQDRPLPNVLAAVGDASYSLYLVHWPVFALLNNVYAGDPSFGTPAPTVLAGAVALALLLGFALYRGVERPVRRLELHSPGRWSLAALAASLGLALLPLTLAAHSGTHALRGPAIDYAWLRRDNVGFDAVCDGYQRLEYTMRCSNAAHPATMIWGDSFAMHLVPGLAATMPGGVLQATKSACGPLLGLAQIYRVYTREFAERCLSFNDSVIAYLAAHPEIRTVVLSSPFYEYFDPARRMLHVVDGQARVEPPDADTALAALAATIGRVRALGRRVVIVAPPPGDGFDYSHCLERKARNRTLFGRFIDCDIPLAQYRASKRRVFAFLQRIHAQADVEVVSFDAFLCGTKACRTELDGTFLYRDDGHLSYDGSLLLARRMHLDALIAKAAR; encoded by the coding sequence ATGGATGCAGGCAGGCCGCCGTTGCGCAGCGATATCCAGGCCCTGCGTGGCCTGGCCGTGCTGCTGGTGATCCTGCAGCACGCCCGCGCCGGCTTCATCGACGCGGGTTGGCTGGGCGTCGACATCTTCTTCGTCATTTCCGGTTTCCTGATCACCGGCCTGCTGGCCAGGGACATCGGTCAGGGCCGCTTCCGCTTCGCCACGTTCTACTTCCGCCGCGCCAAACGGCTGCTGCCGGCCGCGTACGTCACCTTTGCGGTGACCGCGGCAGCCGCGTTCTTCCTGCTCGATGCCAGCGAATGGCAGGATTTCACCCGGCAACTCGCCGGTGCGGTGAGCTTCACCGGCAACTTCGTGCTGCTGCAGCAGACCGGCTACTTCGCGGGCACTGCGGCGCTCAAGCCGCTGCTGCACGTGTGGTCGCTGGCGGTGGAGGAGCAGTACTACCTGCTGTTGCCGGCGGCGCTGCTGCTGGTACCGCAGCGCTGGTGGTTCGCCAGCAGCGTGCTGGTGCTGGCGGCCAGCTTCGCACTGTGCGTGGTGCTGAGCTACTCGCGGCCCGAGGTGGCGTTCTACCTGTTGCCCACGCGCGCCTGGGAGCTGGCGATCGGCTCGCTCGCGGCGCTGGCCGGCGCACCGGGCCCGCGCCGGCAGGCCTGGGTGGCGCGCCTGTTCCTGCCGGCGCTGGCCGCGCTGTTCGTGGTGCCGGTGTGGCCGCTGCCCGCACCTCATTTCGCCAACATCGCGATCGTCTGCGTGGCGACCCTGGTCGTGATCATGCGTCGGCACCCCGAGTTGCAGGACCGGCCGCTGCCGAACGTACTGGCCGCGGTCGGTGACGCCTCCTACTCGCTGTACCTGGTGCACTGGCCGGTCTTCGCCCTGCTCAACAATGTCTACGCCGGCGACCCGTCCTTCGGCACGCCTGCGCCGACGGTCCTGGCGGGCGCAGTCGCGCTGGCGCTGCTGCTGGGCTTCGCCCTGTACCGCGGCGTCGAGCGGCCGGTGCGCCGGCTTGAACTGCATTCACCGGGACGCTGGTCGCTGGCCGCACTGGCCGCTTCGCTGGGCCTGGCGCTGCTGCCGCTCACCCTCGCCGCGCACAGCGGCACCCATGCGCTGCGCGGGCCAGCGATCGACTACGCCTGGCTACGCCGCGACAACGTCGGCTTCGACGCGGTGTGTGACGGCTACCAGCGCCTGGAATACACCATGCGCTGCAGCAACGCGGCGCACCCGGCCACGATGATCTGGGGCGACTCGTTCGCCATGCATCTGGTGCCGGGGCTGGCCGCCACCATGCCCGGCGGGGTGCTGCAGGCCACCAAGAGCGCCTGCGGGCCGCTGCTGGGACTGGCGCAGATCTACCGCGTGTACACGCGCGAGTTCGCCGAGCGCTGCCTGAGTTTCAACGACTCGGTGATCGCCTACCTTGCCGCGCATCCGGAGATCCGCACGGTGGTGCTGTCCAGTCCGTTCTACGAGTACTTCGACCCGGCGCGGCGCATGCTGCACGTGGTCGACGGGCAGGCGCGAGTGGAACCGCCCGATGCAGACACCGCGCTGGCGGCACTGGCCGCCACCATCGGCCGGGTCCGTGCGCTGGGCCGCCGCGTGGTGATCGTGGCGCCGCCGCCGGGCGACGGCTTCGACTACAGCCACTGCCTCGAGCGCAAGGCGCGCAACCGCACGCTGTTCGGCCGCTTCATCGACTGCGACATCCCGCTGGCACAGTACCGTGCCAGCAAGCGCCGGGTGTTCGCCTTCCTGCAGCGGATCCACGCACAGGCCGATGTCGAGGTGGTGTCGTTCGATGCGTTCCTGTGCGGCACCAAGGCGTGCCGCACCGAACTGGACGGTACCTTCCTGTACCGCGACGACGGCCACCTGTCGTACGACGGCTCGCTCCTGCTCGCCCGGCGCATGCACCTGGACGCACTGATCGCGAAGGCGGCGCGCTGA
- a CDS encoding tetratricopeptide repeat protein, protein MKSLAWLVGALLAAPAGAWAQNPAVQPLDTQARALMWTGHADAATRTMREYVAGHPGDQAAVLDLARYLTWSGDYAGARDVLDAHPEATRSSEGQVVLASVLAWGGWIRTAQQANAAPLAADPNGLLPNYAQAIALRQSARPREALPYVEAVKRARPDGKDARDLERSVRIRTDSLVALDYQHGSDSDDLERSQPTLRAELAQGEALRWTAELGRWNYRAPLSSPFASLTGARSLDENRGLVGLRYAPSLYTTLSAAIGRSSIDGGGTTLWRLGVDQRFSDTFRADLLADHDRVAASPRSLSLGLDRTSVTGHAQWTPDFRWTGDLWLRRDHFSDSNNSTDWNAAMRRAVVRQPGIMLDLGANAEHLSFDHNPGHGYYAPDNYRRYALTANLYVGLGEDVGLSVQAGLGRQRDETFTAWRRANDISASLVVGIFSPWQLSVNAGYSERVLNTGAYEGRSWGLTLTRRF, encoded by the coding sequence ATGAAATCCCTCGCCTGGCTCGTCGGCGCGCTGCTGGCGGCGCCGGCCGGTGCATGGGCACAGAACCCTGCCGTCCAGCCGCTGGACACGCAGGCACGGGCGCTGATGTGGACCGGCCACGCCGATGCCGCCACGCGGACGATGCGCGAGTACGTCGCCGGGCACCCCGGCGACCAGGCCGCCGTGCTCGACCTGGCGCGCTACCTGACCTGGAGTGGCGACTATGCCGGCGCCCGCGACGTGCTGGACGCCCATCCGGAAGCGACCCGCAGCAGCGAAGGCCAGGTCGTGCTCGCGTCGGTGCTGGCCTGGGGCGGCTGGATCCGCACGGCGCAGCAAGCCAATGCGGCGCCGCTGGCCGCCGACCCGAACGGCCTGCTGCCCAACTACGCGCAGGCGATCGCCTTGCGCCAGTCGGCGCGACCACGCGAAGCGCTGCCCTACGTCGAGGCGGTCAAGCGCGCCAGGCCGGACGGCAAGGATGCGCGCGACCTGGAGCGTTCGGTGCGCATCCGCACCGATTCCCTCGTGGCGCTGGACTACCAGCACGGCTCCGATTCGGACGACCTCGAGCGCTCGCAACCGACCCTGCGCGCGGAACTGGCGCAAGGCGAGGCGCTGCGCTGGACGGCCGAGCTCGGCCGCTGGAACTACCGCGCGCCGCTGAGCAGCCCGTTCGCCAGCCTCACCGGCGCCCGCTCGCTCGATGAGAACCGCGGGCTGGTCGGGCTGCGCTACGCACCGTCGCTGTACACCACGCTCAGCGCGGCCATCGGCCGTTCCTCGATCGACGGCGGCGGAACCACGCTGTGGCGGCTCGGGGTGGACCAGCGTTTCAGCGACACCTTCCGCGCCGACCTGCTGGCCGACCATGATCGCGTCGCCGCCTCGCCACGCTCGCTCTCGCTGGGGCTGGACCGCACCAGCGTCACCGGTCACGCGCAGTGGACGCCAGACTTCCGCTGGACCGGCGACCTGTGGCTGCGTCGCGACCATTTCAGCGACAGCAACAACAGCACGGACTGGAATGCCGCCATGCGTCGCGCGGTTGTGCGCCAGCCCGGCATCATGCTGGACCTCGGCGCCAACGCGGAGCACTTGTCGTTCGACCACAACCCCGGCCACGGCTACTACGCACCGGACAACTACCGGCGCTACGCGCTGACCGCCAACCTCTACGTCGGGCTCGGCGAAGACGTCGGCCTGTCGGTGCAGGCGGGCCTGGGCCGGCAGCGCGACGAGACCTTCACCGCATGGCGTCGCGCCAACGACATCAGCGCATCGCTGGTGGTCGGCATTTTCTCGCCGTGGCAACTGAGCGTGAACGCCGGCTACAGCGAGCGGGTGCTCAACACCGGCGCATACGAGGGGCGCAGCTGGGGCCTCACGCTGACCCGCCGTTTCTGA
- a CDS encoding glycosyltransferase family 2 protein, with the protein MATAPWFVISPNALLSVIGLLRGPDRTVPTPAQDWRTATVDVVIPAYREAENIAHCLVSVARQTHKPRNIIVVDDGSNDGTASRAELTAQRLGMKITVIRRQASIGKTPTLKRQAREFDADVEFILDGDTFLESPDYIARCVEELYKGVGIASVCGRVLPMRLSDRRHLAETPEYTVVLGGRPYVDPKSSRSRLQLMWWGLTNIYRDCLYRFLQGFVFHGQVVFFGGITNPVGCAVAYRREYVKDLFDRYEPQFGDNLTNSEDIFIGFALINQGYRNAQLLDVTARSEEPLATRLPRQISLWSSSFLQSCYYFDALVRSPFKVFARMRRRWHEKQGEHGKHIQELRKVQEPYRQAFGEEVTKRYGRPLGWIILMSAFEKIGFPTALIVMALLRCWEPLLITLLAESALSLIVLTVISRGERWKMLGKGLLVTPLRYVLILAEIRTIGQFAIDLWITGNRKWRK; encoded by the coding sequence ATGGCCACCGCACCCTGGTTTGTCATCAGTCCTAACGCGCTGCTCAGCGTGATCGGGTTACTGCGCGGTCCGGACCGGACCGTGCCGACGCCTGCGCAGGACTGGCGCACCGCCACGGTGGACGTGGTCATCCCCGCCTACCGCGAGGCGGAGAACATCGCCCATTGCCTGGTCTCGGTGGCGCGGCAGACGCACAAGCCGCGCAACATCATCGTCGTCGACGACGGCAGCAACGACGGCACCGCCAGCCGCGCCGAGCTGACCGCGCAACGGCTGGGCATGAAGATCACGGTGATCCGGCGGCAGGCGTCGATCGGCAAGACGCCCACGCTCAAGCGCCAGGCGCGCGAGTTCGACGCCGACGTGGAGTTCATCCTCGACGGCGACACCTTCCTGGAATCGCCGGACTACATCGCCCGCTGCGTCGAGGAGCTGTACAAGGGCGTCGGCATCGCCTCGGTCTGCGGCCGCGTGCTGCCGATGCGCCTGTCCGACCGCCGCCATCTCGCGGAAACCCCGGAATACACCGTGGTGCTCGGCGGCAGGCCGTATGTCGACCCCAAGTCCAGCCGTTCGCGCCTGCAGCTGATGTGGTGGGGCCTGACCAACATCTACCGCGACTGCCTGTACCGCTTCCTGCAGGGCTTCGTGTTCCATGGCCAGGTGGTCTTCTTCGGCGGCATCACCAACCCGGTCGGTTGCGCCGTGGCTTACCGCCGTGAATACGTCAAGGACCTGTTCGACCGCTACGAGCCGCAGTTCGGTGACAACCTCACCAACTCCGAGGACATCTTCATCGGCTTCGCGCTGATCAACCAAGGCTATCGCAACGCCCAGCTGCTGGACGTGACGGCGCGCTCGGAGGAGCCGCTGGCCACGCGGCTGCCGCGGCAAATCTCGCTGTGGTCGTCGTCTTTCCTGCAGAGCTGCTACTACTTCGACGCGCTGGTGCGCAGCCCGTTCAAGGTGTTCGCGCGCATGCGCCGGCGCTGGCACGAGAAGCAGGGCGAGCACGGCAAGCACATCCAGGAGCTGCGCAAGGTCCAGGAGCCGTACCGACAGGCGTTCGGCGAGGAAGTTACCAAACGCTACGGGCGCCCGCTGGGCTGGATCATCTTGATGTCCGCCTTCGAGAAGATCGGCTTCCCCACCGCGTTGATCGTGATGGCCCTGCTGCGCTGCTGGGAACCGCTGCTGATCACCCTGCTGGCGGAATCGGCGCTGTCGCTGATCGTGTTGACGGTGATCTCCCGCGGCGAGCGCTGGAAGATGCTGGGCAAGGGTCTGCTGGTGACACCGCTGCGCTACGTCCTGATCCTGGCCGAGATCCGCACGATCGGCCAGTTTGCCATCGACCTGTGGATTACGGGGAATCGCAAATGGCGCAAATGA
- a CDS encoding NAD-dependent epimerase/dehydratase family protein has translation MHVLITGGAGFIGSHLVALHLARGDKVHVVDDLSTGLRANLASFEASPNFRFDEADMLTWPLLQQAAAWADRVYHLAAVVGVYRVIAEPTRVLATNIAACERLFRTIAASGWQPQVVVASSSEVYGHRHAELLTEDMDLSVSTRAGTRWNYSVSKIADEALALSYAQKFGIPVLVARFFNTIGPRQTGRYGMVVPRFVEQAVRGEPITVYGDGEQTRSFCDARDNVRALDLLASRESGDALVANVGNDREISMNALAELIRQRADSDSPITHVPYLKAYGEDFEDIQRRRPDLTRLRTLTGFQHRYTLEDTLDELIRERRISLTGSEHGHRTLVCHQS, from the coding sequence ATGCACGTGTTGATCACGGGCGGGGCCGGTTTTATCGGCTCCCATCTGGTAGCGCTGCACCTTGCGCGCGGGGACAAGGTCCACGTGGTGGACGACCTGTCGACCGGGCTGCGCGCCAACCTGGCGTCCTTCGAGGCGTCGCCGAACTTCCGCTTCGACGAGGCGGACATGCTGACCTGGCCGCTGCTGCAGCAGGCTGCCGCCTGGGCGGACCGGGTCTATCACCTTGCCGCCGTGGTCGGCGTGTACCGCGTGATCGCCGAGCCGACGCGCGTGCTGGCCACCAACATCGCCGCCTGCGAACGGTTGTTCCGCACCATCGCCGCCAGCGGCTGGCAACCGCAGGTGGTAGTCGCCTCCAGCTCCGAGGTCTACGGCCACCGCCATGCCGAATTGCTGACCGAGGACATGGACCTCAGCGTATCCACCCGCGCCGGCACCCGCTGGAACTATTCGGTCAGCAAGATCGCCGACGAGGCGCTGGCCCTGTCCTATGCACAGAAATTCGGCATCCCGGTTCTGGTGGCGCGCTTCTTCAACACCATCGGCCCGCGCCAGACCGGCCGCTACGGCATGGTCGTGCCGCGTTTCGTGGAGCAGGCGGTACGCGGCGAGCCGATCACGGTGTACGGCGACGGCGAGCAGACCCGTTCGTTCTGCGACGCGCGCGACAACGTGCGTGCGCTCGACCTGCTCGCCTCGCGCGAGAGCGGCGACGCGCTGGTGGCGAACGTGGGCAACGACCGCGAGATCAGCATGAACGCACTGGCCGAGCTGATCCGCCAGCGCGCCGACAGCGACTCGCCGATCACCCACGTGCCGTACCTGAAAGCCTACGGCGAAGATTTCGAGGACATCCAGCGGCGCCGGCCGGACCTGACCCGGCTGCGCACGCTGACCGGGTTCCAGCACCGCTACACGCTCGAAGACACGCTCGACGAGCTCATCCGCGAACGACGCATCTCCCTGACAGGCAGCGAACATGGCCACCGCACCCTGGTTTGTCATCAGTCCTAA
- a CDS encoding lysophospholipid acyltransferase family protein, which translates to MNGRLFTPAQLPAQMPRLRDGWQRRTCRAALRMAGWSLVGEFPDVPKLVLIAAPHSSWWDGVWGLLVKVAVGADVHFMGKQELFFWPLGGLLRRLGGMPIDRTAARGVVEQMIDQFRQRDRLWLGIAPEGTRKPVKRWKSGFWRIAREAGVPIFPVAFHYPDKTIRFGPLFDTSADMEADLARLRAFYAPFRGKHRNV; encoded by the coding sequence ATGAACGGACGCCTGTTTACTCCCGCCCAGCTGCCGGCACAGATGCCCCGCCTGCGTGACGGCTGGCAACGCCGGACCTGCCGCGCCGCGCTGCGCATGGCCGGCTGGAGCCTGGTCGGCGAGTTCCCCGACGTGCCCAAACTGGTGCTGATCGCCGCGCCGCATTCGTCCTGGTGGGATGGGGTGTGGGGGCTGCTGGTCAAGGTGGCGGTCGGCGCCGACGTGCACTTCATGGGCAAGCAGGAGCTGTTCTTCTGGCCACTCGGCGGCCTGCTGCGCCGGCTTGGCGGCATGCCGATCGACCGCACCGCCGCCAGGGGCGTGGTCGAGCAGATGATCGATCAGTTCCGCCAGCGCGACCGACTGTGGCTGGGCATTGCGCCGGAAGGCACGCGCAAGCCGGTGAAGCGCTGGAAGAGCGGCTTCTGGCGCATCGCCCGCGAGGCCGGCGTGCCGATCTTCCCGGTGGCGTTCCACTACCCCGACAAGACCATCCGGTTCGGCCCGCTGTTCGACACCAGCGCCGACATGGAGGCGGACCTCGCCCGCCTGCGCGCGTTCTACGCACCGTTCCGAGGCAAGCACCGCAACGTGTGA
- the arfB gene encoding alternative ribosome rescue aminoacyl-tRNA hydrolase ArfB: MLTISRTLSLPESELVERFLRADGPGGQHVNRTESAVELRFDVVGSPSLPEEVRARLLARRDRRLTADGVLVIQGRRFRDQARNRDDVRERLAELIHGVLLPPKKRLATKPTRASKERRLVGKQQRGKIKQTRSRKPDFE; this comes from the coding sequence ATGCTGACCATCAGCCGCACCCTCTCCCTGCCCGAATCCGAACTGGTCGAGCGCTTCCTGCGCGCCGACGGCCCGGGCGGGCAGCATGTGAACCGCACCGAGAGCGCGGTGGAGTTGCGCTTCGACGTGGTCGGCTCGCCGTCGCTGCCGGAGGAGGTCCGCGCGCGCTTGCTGGCCCGGCGCGACCGCCGGCTCACCGCCGATGGCGTGCTGGTGATCCAGGGTCGCCGCTTTCGCGACCAGGCGCGCAATCGCGACGACGTGCGCGAGCGGCTGGCCGAGCTGATCCATGGCGTGCTGCTGCCGCCGAAGAAGCGCCTCGCCACCAAACCGACCCGTGCCTCCAAGGAGCGCCGTCTGGTCGGCAAGCAGCAGCGCGGCAAGATCAAGCAGACGCGCTCGCGCAAACCGGACTTCGAATGA